In Desulfobacterales bacterium, the DNA window TTGATCGGCCAGAAAAAAATCGATTTCATCGACTTCCGTGGAGAGCCGGTAGGGGTCGTTTTGAATAATCTCCACCGCCCCGGGTCCGAGCACATTGAGAATGCGCACGCAGTGAAAGGCTTTGACCCCGTGGGCCTGCAAGAACATCATGGCACGCCGCGCGCCGTGGTGCGCCTGCCAGGCCTCCGCGATGCCGGCGGCTTTAGTCGCGCTGATGCCCGGCACTTCGCTTAATTGGCCCGGATCGGTTTCAAGCACATTGAGAATATCCGCATCAAAATGGGCCAGAAGTTTTCCGGCCAGTTTGGGCCCGATGCCTTTTACAAACCCGGAGGAAAGGAATTTTCGAATACTCTCCAGGGGGTCCGACGGCACGATTTCAACGGAGGCGGCCCGGAATTGCTGGCCGTATTTTTCGTGCGTCTCCCAGGCGCCCAGAAGCTTGAGATGGTCACCGGTCTGCACGCCGGGCATTACGCCCACCACGGAGACCATATGATGGGTCTCATTCACCCGCACCCGTCCGATGGTGTAATGGGACTTTTCGTGCTGGTAATGAATACGTTCCAGATGGCCTTGAAGGGAAATCATGGCGTTGGGCCGTTGAACGGAGAAGAAAGAATCCATGATACGGCATCATAGAGGTCTTCCGCCAAGAAGTTGACCGGAATATGCTGTTCGCTGAGCGCCGTTGCCGCCCTATCCCCATTGCCGGTGCGCACCAGTATTGCAGCCCCGCACCCGGCCGCATGGCCGCATTGAATGTCCTTGACGCGGTCACCCACCATCACGGTTTCGCTAAGCGCGATACCGTAGGTGTGACCGGCCTGAAAAATCAATCCGGGTTTGGGTTTGCGGCAATCGCAATTTTCTTCAGGGGTATGAGGGCAGAAAAAAATATCGCGAATGCGGCCACCGTTTTCTTTCACGGTATCGATGAGGTGTTGATGTATTTCTTCCAGTACCGCCGGGCTTATCATGCCCCGGCCGATCGCCGATTGATTGGTGATGACGATCACGGAAAAGCCGTTTGTCGTCAACAGGCGAATGGCTTCCAGGCTGCGGGGAAGAAACACAAATTCGGCAACGGATTTGATATAGCCGGGCGAATCGCGATTGATCACGCCATCTCTATCGAGAAATACCACCTTATCGCCCATCCGCAGTCCCTATGGTTCATTCCGCCACCACCGTGGTTTCCGAATAACCGTTCCGGTTCAAGACATCCTCATAAGCCAGTGCTTCCGACAGAGAAGTACTTCGGCCCACCCGCACCCGATACAGCATCCCCTGACCACTGTCATAGGTCACGATATGGGCGTTTTCGTGATTCCGCTCCAATTTTGAAACCAGCCGTTGCGCATTGCCCCGATCCCGGAAAGCGCCTACCTGAATCGTGAATTTTCCTCTATCGTAGGCTTGCGGCGTATAGGTTCTTCTGGCGGCATAATCGGTGGACGTTGAGGTCGACTTGCCCAGCGCCACGATTTCCACCGGCACGACACCCGGCCCCACCACGCCGAGAACCTTGGCCGCCCCGTAAGATAAATCAATAATCCGGCCCCGGACAAAGGGGCCCCGATCGTTGATTCGCACGTCCAGCGTTTTGCCGTTATTCATGTTGCGCACGCGCACCCAGGTGCCGAGGGGTAAAATTGTGTGGGCCGCACTGATATTATGCATATCGTACCGTTCGCCGCAGGCTGTCTTTTTGCCATGAAAGTCCCGGCCATACCAGGAGGCCAGCCCTTTCTGGCGAAACCCCCGAGCATCGGCAAGGGGCCGGTACCACTGGC includes these proteins:
- the gmhB gene encoding D-glycero-beta-D-manno-heptose 1,7-bisphosphate 7-phosphatase, with protein sequence MGDKVVFLDRDGVINRDSPGYIKSVAEFVFLPRSLEAIRLLTTNGFSVIVITNQSAIGRGMISPAVLEEIHQHLIDTVKENGGRIRDIFFCPHTPEENCDCRKPKPGLIFQAGHTYGIALSETVMVGDRVKDIQCGHAAGCGAAILVRTGNGDRAATALSEQHIPVNFLAEDLYDAVSWILSSPFNGPTP
- a CDS encoding septal ring lytic transglycosylase RlpA family protein, which translates into the protein MINRSAVGGRGGCLALSWIGVCIACLILGIGCAPKAPAPIPGAQKPYKIDRQWYRPLADARGFRQKGLASWYGRDFHGKKTACGERYDMHNISAAHTILPLGTWVRVRNMNNGKTLDVRINDRGPFVRGRIIDLSYGAAKVLGVVGPGVVPVEIVALGKSTSTSTDYAARRTYTPQAYDRGKFTIQVGAFRDRGNAQRLVSKLERNHENAHIVTYDSGQGMLYRVRVGRSTSLSEALAYEDVLNRNGYSETTVVAE